A region of the Paenibacillus sp. J23TS9 genome:
GGATACGGTCTTCTCTGTCGCATATATGTTGACTTTGCAGACGAACATTCAACTTGCCGAACCGCCGACTTGCCGGATGTTCACTTGTTCGCCGGGATAGCACGGTTGTCGTTGTATACTCGTCTTGACATATAGAGTTTAAAGACACTAGATATCTCTAATTTGTAAAAAAAATTTAGTTTGATCGATAGCCGCCATTCACCCCCTTTATCGAATCAATGATATCTTCCTTCACCTTTGACAGTATTTTAGACTAATAGGCGGGAGATACCTTTGCCTCTCCGCAAACTGCTGATCACCTATTGGTCTTTGGGAAGCCACCATAATAAGAAAGAGCATCTTATGTAGGACATATGCCTGGAAAAAAATATCGTTGTCATACTCCCCAAGAGTTGACTCAAACTTACCGAAAGGATCTTCATGGCATCACTAAGGTTTAGCGAGGTTCATTTTCGGCGGGATATACCCGAGTTGCCTGCCCATTTTTACAATTTGGCCTCTATGATGAAATTCGTGGGTGATGGTGTGTGTAAAAAGCCATAATTCCGTTAACCCTACGCTGTCACTTTGCCAGGATGCTTGATTGGTAGGTTCCCATTTGTTTTTAAAATCATTCAGAAATTCATGAACCAGGGCATCCGTTTTCTTAAAAACTTCACGCATTTCTTGTACATTGTCAACGGATTCTGGTTTTATTTTGGGAAGTGATTTACCAAGTGCGCGACTCCCCAACCATACCCTATAACAATCGGCTACATGAGCATGCAGACTGCGAATAGAAATTCCGCCTAAGGCTTCCATTTCTTTAACATAATCTGCATGGGAGAAAGTCTCGCAATAACGAAATAAAGATTCCCTTGTGCGTTGGATCAATTCATACTGGCTTTTGAATACATCCATCTTCTCACTCTCCTTTTGATCATTTGTCACTACGATCTGCCCATTTCCTTTTGCAACCAGAATGTTCCGCAAATGGCTTCGGCCGATCAAATGTTGGCTCAATAGATCATTCAGTTTCTTATTACAGATTTCAAAGACATGTGATGTCCTTAATTAAATAAAAAAAAAGAAAGTATTATATGACTATATCCAAATCCCGCACAAGATCAGACATTTTCTGATTTCTCAACTGTTCTTCCATCTTCTGCTCTGCCGATAACACCACTTTTTGAATCGGGCATCCTGGTCCATGATCGAAACTGCAATCGAACAAGGAGGCTGAACCTTCAATCGCATGAATAATATCTAAGAACGAAATATTTTCCCAATTTCGTTTGAGCCGATATCCGCCATTTACCCCCGTTATCGATTCAATCATGCCCGCCTTGACCAACTTGGTCAGAATTTTGGACAGATAGGTGGGAGATACGCTCTGCCGCTCTGCCAACTGCTGAACACCTATTGGTTTTTGAGGAGTCGCCGCAGTAAGAAAGAGCATCGTATGAAGGGCATAATCGGTAGCCTTTGAGAACTTCATTCATCATCACCTCAAACACAGATTTAACATATCTATAATAACTATTATATTTCATTACGTCAAGGATAATGTAGATTCAAAAAGTAGAGTTGCCGGATGAAGCATCTATGGCAAGCCGAGTGAAATTGACGGCTGGATGTATGGCGCAGGATTTGCTACCTTCAGATGTGAAGTTGGCTGGGTTTGTTCTAATGTAATCAATCCATCGTTTATTTTACATGTAAAAAACGCCTCAAGGTTGATGCTATATATATTCATCCCTTTTCACGGACAATAATTTCACTTATGTCCACATGATCCGGTTGCTCAATCGCATATGCCATGGCATTAGCAATGACCTTCGGAGAAAGAGCTGTTTTGCGCTGTTCCTTTAAGCCGGCAGCGATGCCTTCGTCGGTAATATCGTGTCCGAGCTCGGTCTCTGTCACGTTTCAAGATATTTCCCGATGATTTTACCGTCCAATGACGACAGCATATGGCAGATAATATATGGTCTTGTCAAAATATCGTCCCCTTTTCGTCATAAGAGCTTATTTGGCTGCTTGTTCATATACTTCATCGGAAACGGGTTCGAGCCATTCCGGCTTGCCGGCCGTAATGGCGATGTGTTCAAACCAGCTGTCTTTAGCTGCGCCATGCCAGTGCTTCACACCATCGTGAGTGACAATAACATCGCCGGGTGTCAGGAATTGAGCAGGCTGCCCTTCTTCTTGGTACCAGCCTTCCCCTCCTGTAACCAATAACAGTTGAAATCCGTCACGGTGGATATGCCAGTTGTTACGGCATCCCGGTTCAAAGGTTACGTTCCCTACCCCCACATTCACTTTAGGGTCGGCGATCAAGGTTTTAAGATAACTTTGCCCCACAAAAAATTGTGCGAATGCGTCGTTTTTCTCTCCTGCCGGGAAAATAACACCATTTTTCACTTCTTCATGCTTTGCCATTTTTAATTCCTCCAATGAACTGAAATGTTTACGAATCATCTTGATAAAAAAATTTGCTTCGGTTTCGATCGTTTTGACCAAATTAATAATCCCCTGACTTAATCTTCAGGAATAATTTCGTTCACGCAAGCTAACGCATTCAGCGTTCTCGGAAAGCCGATAAAGGGAAGGCAATGGGTGATGGCGGTAATCAAAGTTTCCTTGTCATTCCCCACGTTTTTGTTGCCCTGCACATGTGCCTTTACTTGACCTTCTGCGCCGCCCAAGCTGCTTATGATACACAGTGTTAACAACTCTCTTGTTTTCAAATCAAGTCCGCCCCGGGTGTAAAAGTCTCCGAAGCAAAAAGCAGAAAGGTATTCCTGAATATGCTTTTGATTTGAAGGGGCGTTTGTTCTCATGCTTTGTATCACATCGCCGAAAATCTCGGTCTGCACGGCAAGTCCCTTTTCCAGGCGATGATCTTCATCAACCTTCGTTTGGCTCTCAAGCGGCATTGCAATATGACTGGCTTCGAAAGCCCCGTTGACTTCGTTGATCGCGTCTAATGTCTTGGGAAATCCAATGTATGGAGCGCACTGATAAACCGCTTCTTTGATCTCTACAGGTGTCAGGCCGACATTCAGCGCCGTGCTGACATGGGACCTAAGCTGGGGCAACGTCTGGATCGTTGCAAGCACGACCAGGGTGATCAGTTCCCGTTGTTTGTCATCCAGATTCCCCTGATAAAAAACGTCCCCGAAAATAAATCGGCTCAAAATATCATGGAACTCCGGGTCCGTAGAATATGCGGCGGGTACATGATCGCCAAAAAGCTGTTGGAATTTTTTTCGGCTCTTCTCAACACGATCCATATTCACATCTCCTCTTGAATGTTTTCCATTTTCCTAATATCCCGAAGGAAACAACAAACGATGGTCAGAAAATATATATTGATGCGATATCGCACATCTGTGTACAATATATAATGTTAAAAGAATGTCTTCAATTATCAAAATGCCACGCTTTGTACGTTATGATACAAATGAGCGGAAATTGTGCGGTTATTCGATAGAGAGATTGGTGAAGTAGATGCCTAAGGTAGATCGAAGAGTACTAAAATCTCAAGAAGCCATCAAAAAGGCTTTCATTCAACTCCTGTCCGAAAAAAGCTTTGATCATATTACGGTTCAAGATATTTCCGATCGGGCCAATGTCGGTCGGAGAACCGTTTATGATCACTATGAGGATAAATTTGATTTGCTGGATAAGCTCATCAAGGAACATATCGATGAACTGAGGAAGCTTTGTGAAACAGCATCGGAAATGAGTTTTGCTGAGGGGAATCTGATTTGGTTTGAATACTTTGAACGTCATTCTTCATTCTTTTCAACGATGCTTGGCACCAAAGGGACTTCTGCTTTTCGTAATCATTTCCTGAAATTTGTAATTGAGGAATTGGAGCGCGATGTAGATATAACCGAAGGGATAAATCAAGGATTAAGCAAGGAATTAATTCTTAAATTTTTTGGAGCAGCTGTCGTTGAGATCGTGGAAAACTGGTTCACCAACGGATTATCCGAACCGACTCACGTTGTGGCAGAACAAGTAGGGATCTTGTTGGACAGGAATTTATAGGCGGCCTGAAGGACATCCTCGTTATGATACAATTCAGAGCTTTCCATGCATTATTTACTTCTTTAGCATCCAATTAAAAACCCAGCCGTCCTTCATGCGAGAAGATGGCTGGGTTTCTTTATTTTTAATATTTTTAATGGGGACTCCTTTTTTTAAATGCACTGCATGATTATCAAGTGAAAAAACTTAATTGTTAATATTTTATTTCATGTAGCGATATTCCAGGAGATTGTTCAAATTGGATATTTTCTGCTGCAGCTTCTCCCCGACATTGGTTTCCCTCACCAGCTTCCGCTCCAGTTCTTTGTCCACCAGTCTTTTTACAGACAAAACGTCCGTTCCGTTACATAACACATCTTCTCTGGAATTAAATTTCTGATGGGCGACGAGCTGCATGCCAAAGGAATTATACAACAAGGTATATCCGGCGATGCCCGTTGTGGATTGATAAGCTTTGGAAAAACCGCCGTCGATGACGATCATTTTCCCATTAGCTTTAACGGGGTTCTCTCCACGAATTTCTCTAACCGGCGTGTGGCCGTTAATGATATGTCCATGATCCGGATTCAAACCAAAATCCAGCAGGATTTTCCGGCAGATCTCCTCATTTTCACGCAAATGGTAGTACGGGTTCTTTCGCTCCTTATGGGTTTCTTTATCTTGGATAAAGTACCGTTCAAAGGTGGTCATTTCTCTCTTTCCAAAGAGCGAGGAACATTCCCCGGTCCAGATATACCACACCATATCCGTAGCCAGATCATCCGTCTCTTCCGGATTCGCAAAGGCGTAACGCAAATAATATTCAAAGACATCGAGCAGCTGACGACCCGAATACAGTTT
Encoded here:
- a CDS encoding DinB family protein, producing the protein MDVFKSQYELIQRTRESLFRYCETFSHADYVKEMEALGGISIRSLHAHVADCYRVWLGSRALGKSLPKIKPESVDNVQEMREVFKKTDALVHEFLNDFKNKWEPTNQASWQSDSVGLTELWLFTHTITHEFHHRGQIVKMGRQLGYIPPKMNLAKP
- a CDS encoding carboxymuconolactone decarboxylase family protein, with protein sequence MDRVEKSRKKFQQLFGDHVPAAYSTDPEFHDILSRFIFGDVFYQGNLDDKQRELITLVVLATIQTLPQLRSHVSTALNVGLTPVEIKEAVYQCAPYIGFPKTLDAINEVNGAFEASHIAMPLESQTKVDEDHRLEKGLAVQTEIFGDVIQSMRTNAPSNQKHIQEYLSAFCFGDFYTRGGLDLKTRELLTLCIISSLGGAEGQVKAHVQGNKNVGNDKETLITAITHCLPFIGFPRTLNALACVNEIIPED
- a CDS encoding cupin domain-containing protein codes for the protein MAKHEEVKNGVIFPAGEKNDAFAQFFVGQSYLKTLIADPKVNVGVGNVTFEPGCRNNWHIHRDGFQLLLVTGGEGWYQEEGQPAQFLTPGDVIVTHDGVKHWHGAAKDSWFEHIAITAGKPEWLEPVSDEVYEQAAK
- a CDS encoding TetR/AcrR family transcriptional regulator, translating into MPKVDRRVLKSQEAIKKAFIQLLSEKSFDHITVQDISDRANVGRRTVYDHYEDKFDLLDKLIKEHIDELRKLCETASEMSFAEGNLIWFEYFERHSSFFSTMLGTKGTSAFRNHFLKFVIEELERDVDITEGINQGLSKELILKFFGAAVVEIVENWFTNGLSEPTHVVAEQVGILLDRNL
- a CDS encoding Rrf2 family transcriptional regulator, producing MKFSKATDYALHTMLFLTAATPQKPIGVQQLAERQSVSPTYLSKILTKLVKAGMIESITGVNGGYRLKRNWENISFLDIIHAIEGSASLFDCSFDHGPGCPIQKVVLSAEQKMEEQLRNQKMSDLVRDLDIVI